The sequence ATCTCGAAAACCGAACCGATCCTCCGATACCCGAGATTGTGGTAATAGGCATCCTCGTCAGACAGGACATAGACCTCGCGATCAAGATTGTGCTGTTTGATTTCGTCAAGCAGCCGACGTCCGATCCCCCGGCTGCGCCAGGGCGGGCCAACGTAGAGTTCGCTGACGTAAAGGCCGAGACCGTCTTTGATCGCACGCAAATAGCCGCAATATGCATCGCCGTCCTTGCAGACCAACGTCTCGCCGTCCCGCAACGACTGTCGAAAAACGGCAATGGCATCAGGGGCGGTGTAGGTGTCCCAGTCAGGCTCCGCCGTCAAAAGATCCAGAAGTCCGTTTTCGTGGTCGATCGTGTATTTCAGAATCTCGTACACGGACATCGCTCCTTGGTGTGTGGTTTCAAGCGCGGTTTGCCACGCTCTTCACGCCAAGTCGCGGCCTGATCCACGCGCCCTTGTTATGGCATACCATCTGCCCACCGGATCAACCCGGCCGCATGTCCGCGATCTTGACCTGTGGGCCCCACGGCCCGCGAGGTCACTGAAGCTTTCCGGCCCAACCTCGCAATACCAAACACGGGCCGCCTTGCATAAGCGATGATCCGTCAGGGCGCATCAGACCGCCGAATTCCGGCGTGGGACGAGATCGTATCAGAACAACCATTTAAACGCCACCGCCGAAACCTAAGCCCTTGATTTTATTTATACCAACAGAATGCGCGGCCACTGAGTTTGCCATTTCACATTCATAAGGCGCCCATTCTTGGAATACGGCGAAGCCCACAACGGAGCTTCTTTGTACGCGGGTCATCTGGACAAAAAAAGACCGCCCTTTCGGACGGCCTTTGAGATTCTCACCAAGATGGGCCTGATAAGGCCCCTTATGTTAAAGGAAGAGATCCGTCTCCAGATCACGGGTCCGGTAGTAGCTCACGCCGACCTCGATTCTCGACAATACCGATCGGACGCCGGAGCGTTTCAACCGACGGACCACCTCACCGACCTCAAGATCATGCTGCTCTGCAATCTGCGCCGGATGCACAAAACGGGCCTTGAAATCGGCCACCAACGCCGGGTCGAACCGCGGGATCCGATGGCCCCCTTCCGGACCAACGATCCAAGCGACGGCAAGGCTCACCTCTTGAGGGCACCGGTCCACCAAACCCCAGAAGACAGTCCGCGGGATTTTCAATGACGCAGACGCTTCCATGGCAGACAAACCCTTCGTGCAGAAAGCCCGGTGTTGCTTGACCTCCTCCGGATCCACTCGGAGGGCGCTGATCCCGTCCTGGCCACCCAGTCGGAAGACGTTCTCGAGGAAGCCGCCAAGGATCATGTGCACCACCACGATGGCCGGCACCTTGGCCTTCTCCGAGGCTTTTGACACCGACACCAGCCCGTCGGTTTCGGCATCCAGTGCGACCGCCTTCGCGTGCAGATTGCCAACCAGCATGGCAATCTCCGCACGATCCACGGCCTTCTGGGTCCGCCCCTTCACACCCGGCCGCCCGTAGAAAATGGGAGTGATCAGCCGATCAGCAAAAAACTGATCGACCAGCGGGCGGGCGCAAAACAACGCATCGGGCAACGATTTAACATGCACCAGCCGTTTCACGCGCGAGGCAACCTCGCGCCCTTTTTGCACAGGGATCGGGAAATGGGCCGGCGCCTTGTCAGGTATCACCCCGGCCGCGACCAGCACGTCGCTCAGAGTCCGAGAGTCGAGGCCCTGCTCCTTCGCCAATGACGCGACCGTATGCAGGCGGCGCTCGCGGAGTTCCACACCCAAAACTTTGGTTCCGGCTGGCATGGCGATGTTCTCGGTAATGACCTCGCGAAAGATGCGTGCAATGTCTCCCGGGTCCTTGAGTGATTTCGAATGGCCCAGGGCATTGTAGAAGCACCCGAAGATCTTGCGGGCGCCCGGCGTGCCGGTCGCATCGTCGAATTTTCGAAGTTGCGCCTCCAAGGCTTCCCGGATGCCAACCTCGCCACGCGACGTGAATTCGAAGCCAACCCGACCCGCGTGATCCCAGCCGCCCGAAGTCAACTGAGGGAGCTTTTGGGCTGGCCCGTAGGCGACCAGCACGCCCAAGAGTTCCGTCGCGCGGGTCGCCTGATCAAGCGTCTGCGCATCCAGCCAATCCGGGCCAGCAATCCCGGAAAGGCGGCGCAAAACGTAATCCTGAAGCGGCGAGACCGGGCGGCGCCCTGCCCTCTCGATCATCTCCTCAAGTTCAACGCCGCGCTCAGGAACCCGGCGGTCAAGTTCGTGAAGTTTGTCGTCCCATGCGACCTGCGCCTGGCGCAGGAGAGGGATTTCATGAACAGGGCATGTCCGCACGACTGACAATGACCACTCCCAGCGGCCACGACGCATGCCTGTCCGGTCATCCTCTGCCAGACAAGCCGGGCAGAAACCCGAGAGCCTTCTTTTCCTCGTCCGTCAGATGATGGAACAGCCCGCCTTCGGCCATGAGCGTAATGGCGTCGACTTCCCATTCATCGAACTCGACACGTTGCATCGGGCGCGTGATATCCAGCCCCATGCCGACCGGGGCGAACTGCCGGTTCGCTGCCTCACGACCCTTCCGGGCTAGGGTAACGTCGAAGGGATTGAGCTTGCGGATCGCCTGACGCACGGTTTCACGGGACGGGCACACGATTTCCGGCTCGCCTGCAGCCCGGCGCCGATCGTTCTCGTCAGCGAAGGCCTTCTTCACCTCTTCGAAGATGATCTGCTGCGACGGGCACTGGTCGTTGAGATACTTGCCCACGACCTTGCCCATGATCATGAGTTCATCTGCCGTCATCCGGCGGTCCCGGTTCCCACGCTCGGAGTTCCTGTCGTACAGGCCCGCCAGACCGAACCGCCGTTCCTTGCGCTCCCAATCCAGCACGGTCTTCGCGCCAAGTTTTTTCGGCACGGAGAAAGTGTCATCTTCCTTGCCACGCTCGCCTTCTTCGAGAATTTCGCCAGCGCGAAACCTGATAGCTCGCAGATACGGCCTGATCGATGCCGCGGTCCGTGTGATGTTATTGGTCTCGTCGTCCAGGAATTCACGGAACGCGCGGACCACGGCCAGACGCATGGCCGCTTTCTTGTGAGCCTTTGTGCCCCGGAGGGAGAGCAGATCCCCATCCGGCAGAACCCGCGCACGCAGATGCTCGGGTTGGTGTTCGTTCGGGATACACTTGAAGTTTCCGACCGCGAGGTAGCGGCTGATCTGGGCATTGGTCATGACCTGAGGCACGCGTTCGCCGGTCATATTGACGAATATATGGCCTTTTTCGCGGGTCTCGAAGTACTGGAAAGGCTGCCCCCCGATGGTGATGCCATCGTATTCCGAGAAGGAGAACTTGGGTTGGACGGGGCTGGGTTTGATGGCGATCATTTTGACCTGAGACCCGACTTCCGTCCAGCCTTCAGGAGAATCCGTCGGTTGATTTCTGGCCTCATGCGGCCTTCGTTTCCAGTCTCGATTTCATTGCAAACTCCTGCGGCGTGAGATTGCCCAGGGATGAGTGGGGTCTGTTTCGGTTGTAGTCCTCCTTCCATGCGCCGATCTTTTCACGGGCTTCGGCCAGCGTTGAGAACAGGGTCTCGTTCAAGAGCTCGTCCCGGAAGCTGCCGTTGAACGATTCGATGAAGCCGTTCTGCATCGGCTTTCCCGGCGCGATGTAGTGCCAGCCGATCCGCGTTTCCTGGCACCATCTGAGCACCGCCATACTGGTTAGTTCCGTGCCGTTGTCGCTGACAATCGTTCTGGGTCGTCCGCGTCTGGCCATGATCGCTGACAGCTCTCGTGTGACCCGCAGCCCCGAAAGCGAAGTGTCCGCAACCAATGCCAGACATTCGCGACTGAAGTCGTCCACGATGGCCAAAACCCGGAACCTGCGTCCATCTGTAAAGGCGTCCGAGACGAAATCCAGGCTCCAGCGCTCATTGGGCCGTTCCGGAACCAGCATCGGCCTGCGTGTCCCGAGCGCCCGTTTGCGACCGCCGCGCTTCCTCACCTGCAGCTTCTCCTCGCGGTAAAGCCGCCTCAGCTTCTTCAGGTTCACTTGCCAGCCTTGTCGTTCCAGCATCACATGCACCCGCCGATAGCCGAACCGACGGCGCTCGGCCGCCACAGCCTTCATCGCCTTGCGTAGATCGGCATCGTCCGGGCGCACGCTTTGATAGCGTACGCTCGACCGATCCGCCCCGACAACTGAACACGCCCGCCGCTGGCTCACCTGGTGCGCTTCGCACAGATGCGCCACGGCTTCCCGCCTGGCCGCGGGCGTCACCATTTTTTTGATGCAACGTCTCGCAGCATCGCGTTGTCCAGCATCTGCTCGGCCAACAGCTTCTTCAGCTTTGTGTTCTCGTCCTCAAGCGCCTTCAGCTTCCGGGTACGACAGCGACCGGATGGAGGACATGCGCCGCCTCATCGATGCGCCGAACAGCGACATCTTCGACGTCCTCGCCTATGTCCGGTTCACCCTCGCGCCCTTGGCCCGCAGGCAACGGGCCGGCGCGGCCCGGTCAAGCGGCCTCGGCGGCTACGAATTGGAGATGCGCCAGTTCCTGGACTATGTCCTTCAGGCATACGAGGCGCATGGTGTCGAGGAGCTGTCGCTCAGGAAGATCCGCGACTTTCTGCGTATCCGGTATGGCGGCACGAACGACGCGAAAGCTATCCTCGGATCGGTCGCCGAGATCCGGAAGGCTTTCATCGACATCCAGGGTCACCTGTTCCGGTAACAGGTGTCTGGAGGCCGATTTCGGGCCACAACAGCCCGATGGCCATCAATCGGTTGTCAAATGGCCATTTCAACCCCGCCGATGGCCAAGTATTGGTTGTCGTATCAGATCGGTCACCCGGATCCGCCGCCTCAGCCGCATTTCGAATAGCCGCAACTGCCGCAGGTCAGGCACCCTTCGACCATGCGCATGTCGTATTGGCCGCAATGCGGACAGGCCGGGCCGGGGCGTTGCCCGAGATTGACGACCTCGGCTTGGGGGTCGGATTTCAGGCCCATCCCCTCGCCCTCGATGAACCCGATCGAGATCAGATGGCGTTCGATGACGCCGCCGATGGCCGCCAGGATCGAGGGCACGTATTTGCCCTGCATCCACGCGCCCCCGCGCGGGTCGAAGACGGCCTTTAGTTCTTCTACAACAAAGCTGACATCCCCGCCGCGTCGGAACACGGCCGAGATCATCCGCGTCAGCGCCACCGTCCAGGCGAAATGCTCCATGTTCTTTGAGTTGATGAACACCTCGAAAGGCCGCCTGTGCCCGTTCAACACGATGTCGTTGATCGTGATATAGAGCGCATGCTCGCTATCGGGCCATTTCAGCTTGTAGGTGTGCCCCTCCAGGCTGGCTGGCCGGTCCAGCGGTTCGGACATGTAGACGACCTCGCCCGAGGCGGCCTCGCTCGCGCGGGCGCCCTCGTCCTTGCTTTCGCTCTCGGACACGCTCAGGACACTGCCCGTTACGTCGTTGGGCCGGTAGGTGGTGCAGCCCTTGCATCCCGTTTCATAGGCTTCGAGATAGACGTCCTTGAAGCTCTGGAAATCGATATCGGCCGGCACGTTGATGGTTTTGGAGATCGAACTGTCGATCCAGGGCTGAGCGGCGGCCTGCATGCGGACATGTTCCAGCGGGGCCAGTTCCTGCGCAGTAACGAAATGATCCGGCAAGGGCGCATCGCCCTTGAGGTCACGCCACATGGCGACGGCGTAATCGACGACCTCTTCCTCGGTGCGGGTGCCGTCTGGTTGCAGCACCTTTCGTGTATAGGAATTGGCAAAGATCGGTTCGATCCCGCTGGAGACATTGCCCGCGAACAGGCTGATCGTGCCCGTGGGCGCGATCGAGGTCAGGAGCGCGTTCCTGAGCCCGTTCTCGGCGATCAGCGCCTGCACCTCCTGGTCCAGCCGCGTGACCATCGGGGCCTTGGCATAGGCCGCCGCATCGTAGAGCGGAAAGGTGCCCTTTTCCTTGGCCAGCAGGGCCGAAGCGCGATAGCTGGCATTGGCGATGGCCTGCATCCAGCGGCCGGTTTGCGCCGCGCCGTCCTCGGACCCATAGCGCAGGCCGACCATGGCCAGCGCATCGGCAAGGCCGGTCACGCCAAGCCCGATCCGGCGTTTCGCCTGCGCCTCTTGCGCCTGCGCCTCGAGCGGAAAGCGCGAGGCATCGACCACGTTGTCCATCATGCGAATGGCAGTGGCGACAAGGTCATCCAGCGCGGCATCGGGGATCTGGGCCCCCGCCCCGAACGGGCGGTCCACCAGCCGGGCGAGGTTCACCGACCCCAGCAGACAGGCGCCATAAGGCGGCAGCGGCTGCTCGCCGCAGGGGTTCGTGGCCGCGATCTCCTCGACATAGGACAGGTTGTTCTCGGCATTGATGCGGTCGATGAAGATCACGCCCGGCTCGGCGTAGTCATAGGTCGCGCGCATGATCCTGTTCCACAGGTCGCGCGCCTGCACGGTATGATAGACGCGGCCGTCGAATTGCAATTCCCACGTGCCGTCGGCCTTGACCGCCTCCATGAACGGGTCGGTGACCAGCACGGACATGTTGAACATGCGCAGGCGTGCGGGGTCGGACTTGGCCGCGATGAACTCCTCGATGTCGGGGTGGTCGCAGCGCATCGTGGCCATCATCGCGCCGCGCCGGCTGCCCGCCGACATGATGGTGCGGCACATGGCGTCCCAGACATCCATGAAGGACAGCGGCCCCGAGGCATCGGCCGCCACGCCGGTCACAGGGGCGCCCTTGGGGCGGATGGTCGTGAAGTCATACCCGATGCCGCCGCCCTGCTGCATGGTCAACGCCGCCTCTTTCAACGCGTCGAAAATGCCCGCCATCGAATCGGGGATCGTGCCCATCACGAAACAGTTGAACAGGGTGACCGCGCGCCCGGTGCCCGCACCGGCCACGATCCGGCCTGCGGGCAGATACTTGAAATCCTCCAGCGCATCGTAGAACGCCGGTTCGAAATCGCCCGGCGTCGCCTCGACGCTGGCCAGGGCGCGGGCAATGCGCCGCCAGCTGTCCTCGACCGTCTGGTCGATCGGCGCGCCATCGGCGGCCTTCATGCGGTATTTCATGTCCCAAATCTGCTCGGCGATCGGGGCGGCAAAGCGAGTCATGACAATATCCTGATGCATCGGAGACGGACCTCGCAAGATAGACCCACCCCGTCTATCGGTCAACGCAGGCCCTGCCGTCTTGCGCGGTCCGCTCGACAAAAGCGCGCTGGCCACCGCCATGCCGATCCGGCGCTGTCGAGCACGTCCATGCCTTTCCCCCCTCGCCCATCCGCGCTAGGTATGGTGGCAGGAGGCTGAAGTGACCGTACATCTCGTGAAACTCTGCGTTGGCGCCGAGCGCGTCGAGGATCTGACCGCCTGGCAGGCGAGCGCCCGCGCCAAGGGGCCGGACGGGCTACCGCGCCATGTCACGCGCATGTGGCCCAAACGCGCCGACGAGGTGCTGGATGGCGGATCGCTCTACTGGGTGTTCAAGGGAATGCTGCTGTGCCGACAGCGCATCCTGCGTCTCGACCCGGTCGAGGGCGGCGATGGCATCACCCGCTGCGGCATCGTGCTCGACCCGGAAACCGTGCGCGTCACCGCGACCCCCAAACGGCCGTTTCAGGGCTGGCGGTATCTCAAGCCCGAGGATGCGCCGCGCGACCTGGCCCCCGGCCGCGCCAGTGAGGAGGCCCTGCCGCCCGAGCTGGAAAGCGCGCTGGCTGAAATCGGCGTGCTGTGAGGCGTGCCCGGATCAAACGCCGCCAAGACGCGCGTCAGTCGAGACCGAGTTTTTCGTAGAAGTCCGCAAGGGCCGCGCGCGCCGCGTCATCCCAGGTCGCGCCGCGCGCCCGGAACAGCGTCGCCTCGGATCTGTGGATCAACCCGTCATCCAGAATGCGCAGGTGATTGGCGCGCAAGGTCTCGCCGGTCGAGGTGATATCGGCGATGGCCTCGGCCGTGCCATGGGCCACGGTGCCCTCGGTCGCGCCCTGGCTGTCAACCAGCCGGTAATCGGCCACGCCGGCCTCGCGCAGGAAATCGCGCACCAGCCGGTGATACTTGGTCGCTATCCGCAACCGGTGCCCGTGCCGCTGCCGGAATTGCGCCGCCGCGGCATCCAGATCGTCAAGGGTCGAGACATCGACCCAGCAATTCGGCACCGCCACGATCAGGTCGGCATGGCCGAACCCCAGTTGCGCCACGACCTCGACCGCCTGATCCCAGGCGGGAATGCGTTCTTGTACAAGATCGCTGCCTGTCACACCCAGATGGATGCGCCCCGAGGCCAGTTCGCGCGGGATCTCGCCCGCCGACAAAAGGCGCAGTTCCACATCCGCCCCCGCCACCTCGGCGCCATAATCGCGCTCGGAGCCGGTGCGACGCATTTCGACCCCACGCTCGGCGAACCAGGCAAAGGTCTTGTCCATCAACCGCCCCTTCGAGGGCACGCCCAGGCGAATGCTCATGCCGCGCCCTCCCCGGTTTTCAGACGGTACACCAGTTCGGGGCGGATCACGCCGCCGACGGCGGGAATGGCCCGACCCTCCCCCAGAATCGCGGTCAGCGCGTCGTAGCGCCCGCCGGTCGCCACCGGCGGCAGGTCCGGCCGCCCGTCGGCCAGAAAGCCAAAGACGAACCCGTCGTAATATTCCATCGTCGTACGCCCGAAACTGGCCTCGTAGGGCAGGTCGTTCGGCTCTTGCCCGGCGGCGGCCAGGGCGTCGATGCGGGCCGACAGACGCTCGACCGCGGCGGTCAGTCCCGGCAAATCCACCGTCATGTCCCAAAGACGGTCGCAGGCTTGCGGCAGGGGCGCGCGCAAGCTCAGGATTTCGGTCAGCACCTCGGCCTCGGCGGCGCCGATGGGGGGCGTGTCGGCATCGGCCAACAGGCGCTCCACCCGTTCGGCGATCTCGGGGCTGCCACGCAGGCCCACGGCGGGCCCGGCCTCGGCAATGACCGCCTCAACCCCCTGCTTGCGCACGGCGTCTAGCAGCGCCGCGCGCCCGGCGGGCGGATCGGCCCGGCCGGTATAGCGATCCAGCAGGGCGCGGAACCGCCGCGGACGCCAGACATGGCGGCGCAGCGCGGCCTTGCGCGGTTCGGTCGTGGACAGGGTTTCAATCGCGGCCAGCAGGATTCCGATATCGCCCGAGACAGCGCGCAGGCCCAGCCCGTTCAGCGCCTTGGCGAACAGGGCGAAAACCTCGGCATCGGCGCGGGCCGGGTCCGTGCCGTCGAACAACTCGTAGCCCAGTTGCAGGTATTCCGTTGGCCGCCCTGACCCGGCGGGCTGCTTGCGAAACACCTCGCCCAGATAGGTGTAGCGCGCAGGCTCGGCCCCGTTTTCCATGTGGCTTTGCACCACCGGCACGGTGAAATCGGGGCGCAGCATCATCTCGCCCCGGTCAGGGTCGTCGGTGGTATAGGCGCGCGCGCGGATATCCTCGCCATAAAGGTCCAGCAGCGTGTCGGCCGACAGCATCAGCGGTGCCTCGACCGGGACCGCGCCGGCCGTGGCGAAAACAGCGGCCAGCGCCTCGGCCTCGCCTCGGATGGCGGCCTTGTCCCTCACTGGTGACGCTCCATCATGGCGCGGACGTGTTGCACAAGATCGGCGCGGGAAACCTCGGTCTGCGCGGGCTGGCTTTTCCATTCCTCAAGCGTCGCGTCCTGCGCCAGTTTCGCGCCGAGGATCAGATCCTTGAGCTGCACCACGCCGCGCGCCGCCTCGTCCGAGCCCTGGATGACCGCGACGGGGCTTTCGCGTTTGTCGGCGTATTTCAACTGGTTGCCGAAATTCTTGGGATTACCCAGATAGACCTCGGCCCGTATGCCCGCCGCGCGCAAGTCGCTGGCCATCGCCTGGTAGTCGGCCATGCGGTCGCGATCCATCACGGTCACGATGACCGGCCCCTGCCGAGTGCCGTGGATGCGCCCCTTCGCCCGCAAGGCGGCCAGCAGGCGGTCGACCCCGATGGAGACGCCGGTCGCCGGCACCTCCTGCCCCGTGAAGCGCTTGACGAGGTCGTCGTAACGCCCGCCGCCCGCCACACTGCCGAACTGGCGCGGGCGGCCTTTTTCGTCGGTGATTTCAAAGGTCAATTCGGCCTCGTAAACCGGACCGGTGTAGTATCCGAGGCCGCGCACGACCGAGGGGTCGATGACGATGCGGTCAGGGCCATAGCCTTGGGCGGCGAGAAGATTGGCGATCTGCTCTAGTTCTCGCACTCCTTCCATACCAACCTCGGAGGAGCCCGACACAACTTCGTTTAGGTTCGCGATTGTTCGTTCATTCGTACTATCTCTAGCCGTCAGGAACGACACCACGGCATCAATCTGATATGGGGCGAGTCCCACACCTTCAATAAAGGCACCCGAAGCGTCTCGTCGTCCTTCACCAAGAAGTTGGCGCACACCTTCCACACCGACTTTGTCAAATTTGTCGGCAGTCCTAAGAACTGCATCCTCCACATCACGATCATGGATTTCAGCCCAAGTCGCGCCATCAGCAAAACTTGGTTGCTCCAGGTCGCCAATGATTTCCAACACACCGTTCAGAACCTTGCGGTTATTGACGCGCACGATGTAGTCGCCGCGCGGGATGCCCACGGCCTCGAGCGTGTCGGCCAGCATGGCGCAGATCTCGGCATCGGCGGCGACGCTGGGGGCGCCGACCGTATCGGCATCGCATTGATAAAACTGACGAAACCGCCCCGGCCCCGGCTTTTCGTTGCGCCAGACGGGCCCCATCGTGTAGCGGCGATAAGGGCTGGGCAACTCGTTGCGGAACTGCGCCGCGACGCGAGCCAAGGGCGCGGTCATGTCATAGCGGAGCGCCATCCAGGTGCCGTCATCTTCAAAAGCGAAAACACCCGCGTTGGGGCGATCCACGTCGGGCAGGAACTTGCCAAGCGCCTCGACCGTCTCGACCGCGCTCGTCTCCAATGGGTCGAAGCCATAGCGGTCATAGACCTCGGCGATCTGGCGCAGCATCTCCTGCCGCTCGGTCACCTCGGCCCCGAAATAATCGCGGAAGCCCTTGGGCGTTTCCGCCTTGGGGCGGGGCTGTTTTTTCTGCTTGGCCATGATGGATCGCGGAGGTTTTTTCGGGTCGCGCCCCCTCTAGCCGAGGGGGGGCGGGATGGGCAAGGCAACGGACGGGACCGGCGCGCGATGGACCGACAAAGCGATGCAAATTCGCCGTGCACCCCGCGTACACATCCCGTACACAGCCCGTACATACAGCAAGACACCAGGCAGAGGCAGGGACGAGGCCGATGGCAGAGACCGACAAGCTGGAAGAAGCGCTGGCGCATCTGGCCCGCGTGGTCGACGAGTTGTCCGAGGTGGTGGCCCGGCAGGATGCCGAGATCACGCGGCTGAGCCGGCGTGTCGGCATGCTGATGGAGCGCGAGGCCGAGCGCGAGCTGGAGCAGGGCGGCACCGTGCCGCTGGCCGACCAGAAGCCGCCGCATTGGTGATCGGTCGATTTGGGGGCCCTGCCCCCAAACCCCCCGGCCATTTTCACAGGATAAAGATGGGCAGGGCCGCGCTCGTTGCCCTTGACGGGCGTCAGGATGCGGCCATGGCCGGTCTGCGCGGGTGCGAGCGGGCCAGGATGGCCAGCATGATGGCGATGTTGAGCGCGTTGAAGGCGATGCCATTGAGAAACGCCCAGCGATAACTGCCGGTCAGGTCGTAGATCCAGCCCGACATCCAGCCGCCCAGGGCCATGCCGAGAATGGTCGCCATGATGACGAAACCGACGCGCGCGCCGGCCTCGCGCGCGGGCAGGTATTCGCGCACGATCAGCGCGTAGGAGGGCACGATCCCACCCTGCGCCAGGCCGAAGACGAGGCTGACGATGTAGAGCGGCATCAGCCCCGTGGTCGGCAGGTAGAGGAAGAGCGCGAGCATCTGGAGCGTGGAGCCGATCAGCAGCGTCAGTACGCCGCCGAGCCTGTCGGCCACCAGCCCCGAGACCAGCCGCGACGCGACCCCGCCCAACAGCATCAGGCTGAGCATTTCCGCGCCCACGGCAGGGCCGTAGCCGAGATCGACGCAATAGGCCACGATATGCACCTGGGGCATGGACATCGCCACGCAGCATCCGATCCCCGCCGCAGCCAGTGCCCATGTCAGCGCGCGGGGCGACAGGCCGCTGCTGCGGGCGCGCAGGGCCGCCGCCGAGTCCGAGGCGCGCATCGCCTCTTCGGGCAGGGGTTTGCGCAAGGCCCATGTCATCGGCAGCATCACGGCCAGCGCGGTGGCCGCGATGACCAGATAGGCCGCGCGCCATCCCGGCCCGGCCAGGATGTCGGCCAGGATCAGCGGCCAGATCGCGCCCGAGAGGTAATTGCCACTGGCGATGAGGGCGACGGCGATGCCGCGCCGCTTCAGGAACCACTGGCTGACATCGGCGATCAGGGGGCCGAAACTGGCCGCCGTGGCAAA comes from Roseibacterium elongatum DSM 19469 and encodes:
- a CDS encoding GNAT family N-acetyltransferase, translating into MYEILKYTIDHENGLLDLLTAEPDWDTYTAPDAIAVFRQSLRDGETLVCKDGDAYCGYLRAIKDGLGLYVSELYVGPPWRSRGIGRRLLDEIKQHNLDREVYVLSDEDAYYHNLGYRRIGSVFEIGLGNGSERPLGS
- a CDS encoding type I restriction-modification enzyme R subunit C-terminal domain-containing protein; the encoded protein is MRRLIDAPNSDIFDVLAYVRFTLAPLARRQRAGAARSSGLGGYELEMRQFLDYVLQAYEAHGVEELSLRKIRDFLRIRYGGTNDAKAILGSVAEIRKAFIDIQGHLFR
- a CDS encoding adenosylcobalamin-dependent ribonucleoside-diphosphate reductase is translated as MTRFAAPIAEQIWDMKYRMKAADGAPIDQTVEDSWRRIARALASVEATPGDFEPAFYDALEDFKYLPAGRIVAGAGTGRAVTLFNCFVMGTIPDSMAGIFDALKEAALTMQQGGGIGYDFTTIRPKGAPVTGVAADASGPLSFMDVWDAMCRTIMSAGSRRGAMMATMRCDHPDIEEFIAAKSDPARLRMFNMSVLVTDPFMEAVKADGTWELQFDGRVYHTVQARDLWNRIMRATYDYAEPGVIFIDRINAENNLSYVEEIAATNPCGEQPLPPYGACLLGSVNLARLVDRPFGAGAQIPDAALDDLVATAIRMMDNVVDASRFPLEAQAQEAQAKRRIGLGVTGLADALAMVGLRYGSEDGAAQTGRWMQAIANASYRASALLAKEKGTFPLYDAAAYAKAPMVTRLDQEVQALIAENGLRNALLTSIAPTGTISLFAGNVSSGIEPIFANSYTRKVLQPDGTRTEEEVVDYAVAMWRDLKGDAPLPDHFVTAQELAPLEHVRMQAAAQPWIDSSISKTINVPADIDFQSFKDVYLEAYETGCKGCTTYRPNDVTGSVLSVSESESKDEGARASEAASGEVVYMSEPLDRPASLEGHTYKLKWPDSEHALYITINDIVLNGHRRPFEVFINSKNMEHFAWTVALTRMISAVFRRGGDVSFVVEELKAVFDPRGGAWMQGKYVPSILAAIGGVIERHLISIGFIEGEGMGLKSDPQAEVVNLGQRPGPACPHCGQYDMRMVEGCLTCGSCGYSKCG
- a CDS encoding DUF1489 family protein produces the protein MTVHLVKLCVGAERVEDLTAWQASARAKGPDGLPRHVTRMWPKRADEVLDGGSLYWVFKGMLLCRQRILRLDPVEGGDGITRCGIVLDPETVRVTATPKRPFQGWRYLKPEDAPRDLAPGRASEEALPPELESALAEIGVL
- the hisG gene encoding ATP phosphoribosyltransferase, translated to MSIRLGVPSKGRLMDKTFAWFAERGVEMRRTGSERDYGAEVAGADVELRLLSAGEIPRELASGRIHLGVTGSDLVQERIPAWDQAVEVVAQLGFGHADLIVAVPNCWVDVSTLDDLDAAAAQFRQRHGHRLRIATKYHRLVRDFLREAGVADYRLVDSQGATEGTVAHGTAEAIADITSTGETLRANHLRILDDGLIHRSEATLFRARGATWDDAARAALADFYEKLGLD
- a CDS encoding ATP phosphoribosyltransferase regulatory subunit → MRDKAAIRGEAEALAAVFATAGAVPVEAPLMLSADTLLDLYGEDIRARAYTTDDPDRGEMMLRPDFTVPVVQSHMENGAEPARYTYLGEVFRKQPAGSGRPTEYLQLGYELFDGTDPARADAEVFALFAKALNGLGLRAVSGDIGILLAAIETLSTTEPRKAALRRHVWRPRRFRALLDRYTGRADPPAGRAALLDAVRKQGVEAVIAEAGPAVGLRGSPEIAERVERLLADADTPPIGAAEAEVLTEILSLRAPLPQACDRLWDMTVDLPGLTAAVERLSARIDALAAAGQEPNDLPYEASFGRTTMEYYDGFVFGFLADGRPDLPPVATGGRYDALTAILGEGRAIPAVGGVIRPELVYRLKTGEGAA
- the hisS gene encoding histidine--tRNA ligase encodes the protein MAKQKKQPRPKAETPKGFRDYFGAEVTERQEMLRQIAEVYDRYGFDPLETSAVETVEALGKFLPDVDRPNAGVFAFEDDGTWMALRYDMTAPLARVAAQFRNELPSPYRRYTMGPVWRNEKPGPGRFRQFYQCDADTVGAPSVAADAEICAMLADTLEAVGIPRGDYIVRVNNRKVLNGVLEIIGDLEQPSFADGATWAEIHDRDVEDAVLRTADKFDKVGVEGVRQLLGEGRRDASGAFIEGVGLAPYQIDAVVSFLTARDSTNERTIANLNEVVSGSSEVGMEGVRELEQIANLLAAQGYGPDRIVIDPSVVRGLGYYTGPVYEAELTFEITDEKGRPRQFGSVAGGGRYDDLVKRFTGQEVPATGVSIGVDRLLAALRAKGRIHGTRQGPVIVTVMDRDRMADYQAMASDLRAAGIRAEVYLGNPKNFGNQLKYADKRESPVAVIQGSDEAARGVVQLKDLILGAKLAQDATLEEWKSQPAQTEVSRADLVQHVRAMMERHQ
- a CDS encoding SlyX family protein; translation: MAETDKLEEALAHLARVVDELSEVVARQDAEITRLSRRVGMLMEREAERELEQGGTVPLADQKPPHW
- a CDS encoding MFS transporter — protein: MSATLDSPASWRRLALSLALSLIGNVGMWAIIVILPAVQAEFGLDRADASIPYTATMIGFALGNFLIGGWVDRWGVSRALAVSAVMIAGGFAAAALAPNLWTLTIVQAGIGFATAASFGPLIADVSQWFLKRRGIAVALIASGNYLSGAIWPLILADILAGPGWRAAYLVIAATALAVMLPMTWALRKPLPEEAMRASDSAAALRARSSGLSPRALTWALAAAGIGCCVAMSMPQVHIVAYCVDLGYGPAVGAEMLSLMLLGGVASRLVSGLVADRLGGVLTLLIGSTLQMLALFLYLPTTGLMPLYIVSLVFGLAQGGIVPSYALIVREYLPAREAGARVGFVIMATILGMALGGWMSGWIYDLTGSYRWAFLNGIAFNALNIAIMLAILARSHPRRPAMAAS